A window of Hugenholtzia roseola DSM 9546 contains these coding sequences:
- a CDS encoding leucine-rich repeat domain-containing protein codes for MIIVASNKEAAPKCIKSGLPACAFYLFILQTRLKNMNYRLLRIAAPLFLSALIWVGNFALLPTAKAQLTPNWWNSLDDDWKKLFKERHKISANPTAAELTKIYNLDKLDCSESGIRNLEPLRNLTNLKVVWIDKNPSVVSLEPLRSLTKLTEIDFSGTGVSDLEPLRGLVNLTRLECFETNISSLAALSGLRKLKILDFSKTKVNSLFPLKNVLTLEVLYFSQTPVTDLSPLKALANLTELNFSETKVASIDALTAKGKLREIVFARTKVASLAPLFNNRALTIVFCEETGVSKADADALQKKIPTCVVMM; via the coding sequence ATGATAATTGTAGCATCAAATAAAGAGGCTGCTCCCAAGTGCATCAAATCGGGGCTGCCTGCCTGCGCTTTTTACCTCTTTATCCTTCAAACCCGTCTGAAAAATATGAATTACCGTCTTCTACGCATAGCCGCTCCCCTTTTTCTATCAGCCTTGATATGGGTAGGAAATTTCGCCCTCCTGCCTACGGCAAAGGCACAACTGACCCCTAATTGGTGGAATAGTTTGGACGACGATTGGAAAAAACTTTTTAAAGAACGCCACAAAATCAGCGCAAACCCTACGGCTGCCGAGCTGACCAAGATTTACAATTTGGATAAATTAGACTGTTCCGAAAGTGGCATCAGAAATTTAGAGCCGCTTCGCAACCTGACGAATTTGAAAGTAGTGTGGATAGACAAAAACCCAAGTGTGGTGAGTTTAGAGCCTTTGCGCTCCCTTACCAAACTGACCGAAATAGACTTTTCAGGTACAGGCGTGAGCGATTTAGAACCCTTGCGCGGTTTGGTCAATCTGACGCGCTTGGAGTGCTTCGAAACCAATATCAGCAGTTTGGCAGCTTTAAGTGGGCTTCGCAAACTCAAAATTTTAGACTTTTCAAAGACGAAAGTCAATAGCCTCTTTCCCCTTAAAAATGTGCTAACCTTAGAAGTGCTTTATTTTTCACAAACTCCCGTAACCGACCTTAGCCCACTGAAAGCCCTTGCAAACCTGACAGAGCTAAATTTTTCGGAAACCAAAGTAGCCTCGATAGACGCACTAACGGCAAAAGGCAAGCTAAGGGAAATTGTCTTTGCACGTACCAAAGTAGCCTCGCTTGCTCCACTTTTCAATAATCGCGCCCTGACGATTGTTTTTTGCGAAGAAACAGGCGTGAGCAAAGCCGATGCCGATGCGCTACAAAAGAAAATCCCTACCTGTGTCGTGATGATGTAA